The following coding sequences are from one Geothrix sp. window:
- a CDS encoding 4Fe-4S dicluster domain-containing protein — protein MSIQTEASPKPKIERLPPLPPQETVYRPIRKRFHLAFFLAFVAAPFTNLMRFDIPRQRFYFAGFELWISEFAIIFFAMMLLMFVIAASAIIHGRIYCSYACPQMIFSEWSQDVERWGKRSAQRWLKSASAASKKALERGLFYGVLALASVFLAFVFTSYFVEPRDLLGRLMHFDLVTVGGITGATVTLITFLDFTLVRQKFCTTVCPYGYIQGMLQDKHTLLVSYQDGIDEAKDCIECKKCVRVCEMGIDIRESPYQIECVHCGDCIDACEDVLRKLGKPGLIHYAWGETPKAIAAQEPWYKRWGFRDAKRVVILLIMTFYLGGLAMALSLRRPVLVEINPDRSTMFKVLEDGRIANLIRLKLANRTGKATQVRLWVEGLAGADLALPANPVALQPGETFERTVELRAPFVQDGQDVHHIRILAQADAARKADAEELTFITPLKRK, from the coding sequence ATGAGCATACAGACCGAGGCTTCCCCCAAGCCGAAAATCGAGCGGCTGCCGCCCCTGCCGCCGCAGGAGACCGTGTACCGGCCCATCCGGAAGCGGTTCCACCTGGCCTTCTTCCTGGCCTTCGTGGCGGCGCCCTTCACCAATCTGATGCGCTTCGACATCCCGCGGCAGCGGTTCTACTTCGCGGGCTTCGAGCTGTGGATCAGCGAGTTCGCCATCATCTTCTTCGCGATGATGCTCCTGATGTTCGTCATCGCGGCCTCGGCCATCATCCACGGCCGCATCTACTGCAGCTACGCCTGCCCCCAGATGATCTTCAGCGAGTGGAGCCAGGACGTGGAGCGCTGGGGCAAGCGCTCTGCGCAGCGCTGGCTGAAAAGCGCCAGCGCTGCGTCGAAAAAAGCGCTGGAACGGGGGCTGTTCTACGGAGTGCTGGCCCTGGCCTCGGTCTTCCTGGCCTTCGTGTTCACCTCGTACTTCGTGGAACCCCGGGACCTGCTGGGGCGCCTCATGCACTTCGACCTCGTGACGGTGGGCGGCATCACCGGCGCCACGGTCACCCTGATCACCTTCCTGGACTTCACCCTGGTGCGGCAGAAGTTCTGCACCACCGTCTGCCCCTACGGCTACATCCAGGGCATGCTCCAGGACAAGCACACGCTGCTGGTGAGCTATCAGGACGGCATTGACGAGGCCAAGGACTGCATCGAGTGCAAGAAGTGCGTCCGGGTCTGTGAGATGGGCATCGACATCCGCGAATCGCCCTACCAGATCGAGTGCGTCCACTGCGGCGACTGCATCGATGCCTGCGAGGACGTGCTGCGCAAGCTCGGCAAGCCGGGCCTCATCCACTACGCCTGGGGCGAGACGCCGAAGGCGATCGCCGCACAGGAGCCCTGGTACAAGCGCTGGGGCTTCCGGGATGCCAAGCGGGTGGTGATCCTCCTCATCATGACCTTCTATCTGGGGGGCCTCGCCATGGCCCTGTCCCTGCGCCGCCCTGTGCTGGTGGAGATCAACCCGGACCGGTCCACCATGTTCAAGGTCCTGGAGGATGGCCGCATCGCGAACCTGATCCGCCTCAAACTCGCCAATCGCACCGGCAAGGCCACCCAGGTCCGCCTCTGGGTGGAGGGGCTGGCCGGTGCGGACCTCGCCCTGCCGGCCAACCCGGTGGCGCTGCAGCCGGGCGAGACCTTCGAGCGAACGGTGGAACTGCGGGCGCCTTTTGTTCAGGATGGGCAGGACGTCCACCACATCCGCATCCTGGCCCAGGCCGACGCGGCGCGGAAGGCGGACGCCGAGGAGCTCACCTTCATCACGCCGCTGAAAAGGAAGTGA
- a CDS encoding heavy metal translocating P-type ATPase: MSPGATCDLCGAAATKKPQVQVFRSQEKRFCCTGCLNVYAILLESGAMDAGVDLRSTDLYQESLRLGLLGQGGEAATPAVPEGVETREALYQLSGMWCAACGWVVEHALRRERGVVSAEVLFTSDLLKVTYCPQLVPPGVVPDRVKSLGYKAAEFGTEQEGDRREWQDMLLRLGIAGGLWMNVMLFSLVIYASYFEGIAGWAQRAVPFILMALTLPVVLYSAWPIHRIAWYGVKSGHLRMEALISTGVLAAFAYSSAQAVLGGRHFYFDTACAIVTLVLTGKALERNAKDRSARAIAMLHRLLPRKARLRIDGQERFVAIEALEADALILVKPGERIPADGVVVEGQSAVDESVVTGESDPQAKAMGDAVICGSLNTAGVLEIRVTRCGEDSTLAQIVKSVQAALAGKSPLERMVDRVSRLFIPVVLALAALTVLVCLSRGLTGTEAMLRGIAVLVIACPCALGIATPLATTAAIGAASRQGIIIRDVRVLETFRKVDLLILDKTGTVTEGDFRVRHAELEGLDLVAALESYSEHPLAHAVGRHAADLGIGRLDASGIEVRAGRGLLGTVAGKRVVVGNRRLLAEEGLALSADLEARASAWEAEGLTVAFAAVDGLSTGALAFGDRPRAEAAAVIAELRARGVRVVLLSGDARTTTERIAMAVGVDDFLGEVSPSEKAEAVRRFQAQGKVVAMVGDGINDAPALAAADLGIAMGSGADLAMHAAPVVLMRDSLTRITKVFRLATLTLRVLKQNLFWAFVYNTAGISLAMTGVLNPILAAGAMVLSSLSVIGNSMRLGRDRA; the protein is encoded by the coding sequence ATGAGCCCAGGCGCCACCTGCGATCTGTGCGGCGCGGCCGCCACGAAGAAGCCCCAGGTCCAGGTCTTCCGGAGCCAGGAGAAGCGCTTCTGCTGCACCGGCTGCCTCAACGTCTACGCCATCCTGCTGGAGAGCGGCGCCATGGATGCGGGCGTGGATCTCCGCAGCACCGACCTCTACCAGGAGAGCCTGCGCCTGGGCCTGCTGGGGCAGGGCGGGGAGGCCGCGACCCCGGCCGTGCCTGAAGGGGTCGAGACCCGGGAGGCCCTCTACCAGCTCTCGGGCATGTGGTGCGCGGCCTGCGGCTGGGTGGTGGAGCATGCCCTGCGCCGGGAACGGGGCGTGGTATCCGCCGAGGTGCTGTTCACCTCGGACCTCCTCAAGGTCACCTACTGTCCCCAGCTGGTGCCGCCCGGCGTCGTTCCGGACCGCGTGAAGTCTCTGGGCTACAAGGCCGCGGAGTTCGGCACCGAGCAGGAGGGCGATCGCCGCGAGTGGCAGGACATGCTGCTGCGCCTGGGCATCGCCGGGGGCCTGTGGATGAACGTGATGCTCTTCAGCCTCGTCATCTACGCCAGCTACTTCGAGGGCATCGCCGGCTGGGCCCAGCGGGCCGTGCCCTTCATCCTCATGGCCCTCACCCTGCCCGTGGTGCTCTACTCGGCCTGGCCCATCCACCGCATCGCCTGGTACGGCGTGAAGTCCGGCCACCTGCGCATGGAGGCCCTCATCTCCACGGGCGTGCTGGCGGCCTTCGCCTACAGCTCGGCCCAGGCGGTCCTGGGGGGGAGGCACTTCTACTTCGACACGGCCTGCGCCATCGTGACCCTGGTGCTCACGGGCAAGGCCCTGGAGCGCAACGCCAAGGACCGCAGCGCCCGGGCCATCGCCATGCTCCACCGCCTGCTGCCCAGGAAGGCCCGCCTGCGCATCGACGGGCAGGAGCGCTTCGTGGCCATCGAGGCCCTGGAGGCCGACGCCCTGATCCTGGTGAAGCCCGGCGAGCGCATCCCCGCCGACGGCGTGGTGGTGGAAGGCCAGTCCGCGGTGGACGAGTCCGTGGTCACGGGTGAGTCGGATCCCCAGGCCAAGGCCATGGGCGACGCCGTGATCTGCGGCAGCCTCAACACGGCGGGCGTGCTGGAGATCCGGGTCACGCGCTGCGGTGAGGATTCCACCCTGGCCCAGATCGTGAAGTCCGTGCAGGCGGCCCTGGCGGGCAAGAGCCCCCTCGAACGGATGGTGGACCGCGTCTCCCGGCTGTTCATCCCCGTGGTGCTGGCCCTGGCCGCGCTCACGGTGCTGGTGTGCCTCAGCCGCGGGCTGACCGGCACCGAGGCCATGCTGCGGGGCATCGCAGTGCTCGTCATCGCCTGCCCCTGCGCCCTGGGCATCGCCACCCCCCTGGCCACCACCGCCGCCATCGGCGCGGCCTCCCGCCAGGGCATCATCATCCGCGACGTGCGGGTGCTGGAGACCTTCCGCAAGGTGGACCTGCTCATCCTCGACAAGACCGGCACCGTGACCGAGGGCGACTTCCGGGTGCGCCATGCCGAGCTGGAAGGGCTGGACCTCGTGGCGGCCCTGGAATCCTATTCCGAGCATCCCCTGGCCCACGCGGTGGGGCGCCATGCCGCCGACCTGGGGATCGGTCGGCTCGATGCCTCCGGCATCGAGGTGAGGGCAGGCCGGGGTTTGCTGGGCACGGTGGCAGGCAAGCGGGTGGTCGTGGGCAACCGCAGGCTGCTGGCCGAGGAGGGTCTCGCCCTCTCGGCCGACCTCGAAGCCCGGGCCAGCGCCTGGGAAGCCGAGGGCCTCACCGTGGCCTTCGCGGCGGTGGATGGCCTCAGTACCGGTGCCCTGGCCTTCGGGGACCGGCCCCGGGCCGAGGCGGCGGCCGTCATCGCCGAGCTGCGGGCCCGCGGTGTGCGCGTGGTCCTGCTCTCTGGCGATGCCCGGACCACCACGGAGCGCATCGCCATGGCCGTGGGCGTGGACGATTTCCTGGGGGAGGTGTCGCCCTCGGAGAAAGCCGAGGCCGTGCGGCGCTTCCAGGCCCAGGGCAAGGTGGTGGCCATGGTGGGCGACGGCATCAACGATGCCCCGGCCCTGGCCGCCGCCGACCTGGGCATCGCCATGGGTTCGGGGGCGGACCTGGCCATGCATGCGGCGCCAGTGGTGCTCATGCGCGATTCGCTCACCCGCATCACCAAAGTGTTCCGCTTGGCCACCCTCACCCTGCGGGTGCTCAAACAGAACCTCTTCTGGGCCTTTGTCTACAACACCGCGGGCATTTCGCTGGCCATGACCGGCGTGCTCAACCCCATCCTCGCCGCCGGCGCCATGGTGCTGTCCAGCCTCTCGGTCATCGGCAATTCCATGCGCCTGGGACGGGATCGCGCCTAG
- a CDS encoding c-type cytochrome yields MRLALAIGTFFILVIHGVVFYNQFGHPWERNQNTYFDQARVLAKTDTEKAALAARKPRIEQIVVSNFGETRVDRCTTCHIASDDPRFSSHAEPVKTHPYSTAMGDQQKNGKWDRRHKFSEFGCTVCHDGQGRGLDSEYSHGKDEYWPDPLLGYTTQDHWRKDFAPKLRGKEYMQANCAQCHTEIAFPGTPLVTKGRELFFSSNCYGCHRIEGLSDGTIGPDLSDVGKKWKLDYLWGRIADPKSILATSIMPKFNLKEEDIKALVVFLKSRKGRNFAETEIQRFKVKLTGGAELVQATIKPVQINPAEMVKQGEKLVLDRACTACHKLGDRDGGIAPDLSFEGLLKDGPWIYEHFKNPKSTMPDSIMPAFRFTDDEFKAMTAYLLTLKGTSPATNGEGIYKALCLRCHGEKGDGHGPIAEHLDPYPRDLTKAGFMNSKPEARLVASIRNGVAGTSMPAWGKLLNEEQAKAVLGHIQTAITKEPRRELKARAIPEKNPVAMGKESVDRGEAIFVNRCAGCHGKKGDGKGPNSLDILPKPRNLRNAFFVDSVSDQRLLESILYGVQGTPMPSWINDGLTNNDAGDLVNFIRSINPKPKGGQHAAAIQ; encoded by the coding sequence ATGAGACTGGCACTCGCCATCGGCACCTTCTTCATCCTCGTGATCCACGGGGTCGTCTTCTACAACCAGTTCGGCCACCCATGGGAGCGGAACCAGAACACCTATTTCGATCAGGCCAGGGTGCTGGCCAAGACCGACACGGAAAAGGCCGCCCTTGCCGCCCGCAAGCCACGCATCGAGCAGATCGTGGTGAGCAACTTCGGCGAGACCCGGGTGGACCGCTGCACCACCTGCCACATCGCCTCGGACGACCCGCGTTTCTCCTCCCATGCTGAGCCCGTGAAGACCCACCCCTACTCCACCGCCATGGGGGACCAGCAGAAGAACGGCAAGTGGGATCGGCGCCACAAGTTCTCCGAGTTCGGTTGCACGGTCTGCCACGACGGCCAGGGTCGGGGCCTCGACTCCGAGTACAGCCATGGCAAGGACGAGTACTGGCCCGATCCCCTGCTGGGCTACACCACGCAGGATCATTGGCGCAAGGACTTCGCCCCCAAGCTCAGGGGCAAGGAATACATGCAGGCCAACTGCGCCCAGTGCCACACGGAGATCGCCTTCCCCGGCACGCCGCTGGTGACCAAGGGCCGCGAGCTGTTCTTCAGCTCCAACTGCTACGGCTGCCACCGCATCGAAGGGCTCTCGGACGGCACCATCGGGCCCGACCTCTCCGACGTGGGCAAGAAGTGGAAGCTCGACTACCTGTGGGGCCGCATCGCCGATCCCAAGAGCATCCTGGCCACCTCGATCATGCCCAAGTTCAACCTGAAGGAAGAGGACATCAAGGCCCTCGTCGTCTTCCTCAAGAGCCGCAAGGGGCGCAACTTCGCCGAGACCGAGATCCAGCGCTTCAAGGTGAAGCTCACGGGTGGCGCCGAGCTGGTCCAGGCCACCATCAAGCCCGTGCAGATCAACCCGGCCGAGATGGTCAAGCAGGGCGAGAAGCTGGTGCTCGACCGCGCTTGCACCGCCTGCCACAAGCTGGGCGACCGGGATGGCGGCATCGCCCCCGACCTCAGCTTCGAAGGCCTGCTGAAGGACGGCCCTTGGATCTACGAGCACTTCAAGAACCCCAAGTCCACCATGCCCGACTCGATCATGCCGGCCTTCCGCTTCACGGACGACGAGTTCAAGGCCATGACCGCCTACCTGCTCACCCTCAAGGGCACCAGCCCCGCCACCAACGGCGAGGGGATCTACAAGGCCCTCTGCCTGCGCTGCCACGGTGAGAAGGGCGACGGCCACGGCCCCATCGCCGAGCACCTGGATCCCTACCCCCGCGACCTCACCAAGGCCGGCTTCATGAACTCCAAGCCTGAAGCCCGGCTGGTGGCCTCCATCCGCAACGGCGTGGCGGGCACCTCCATGCCGGCCTGGGGCAAGCTCCTCAACGAGGAGCAGGCCAAGGCGGTGCTGGGCCACATCCAGACCGCCATCACCAAGGAACCTCGCCGCGAACTCAAGGCCCGGGCCATTCCCGAGAAGAACCCCGTGGCCATGGGCAAGGAATCGGTGGACCGCGGCGAGGCGATCTTCGTCAACCGTTGCGCCGGGTGCCACGGCAAGAAGGGCGACGGCAAAGGCCCCAACTCCCTGGACATCCTGCCCAAGCCCCGCAACCTCCGGAACGCCTTCTTCGTGGACAGCGTCAGCGACCAGCGCCTCCTCGAGTCCATCCTGTATGGCGTCCAGGGCACGCCCATGCCGTCCTGGATCAACGACGGACTGACGAACAACGACGCGGGCGACCTCGTCAATTTCATCCGCAGCATTAACCCGAAACCGAAGGGAGGCCAGCATGCAGCCGCAATTCAGTAA
- a CDS encoding FAD-dependent oxidoreductase — protein sequence MDNASWQFRVPDDSQYWVEMVKCQHACPVHTDACGYVTAIAEGRYEQAYAIARATNPFASICGRVCGAPCEANCRRGSLDEPVAIRALKRFVTDKFGPETGDYTAYRDGANQKMLPPNRGDYEKVAVIGGGVAGMTVAHDLVQIGYKVTVFEANAEPGGMLTAGVPVFRLPRELVRHEINAIVSLGVDLKCNMKLGRDFSIADLRAQGYKAIFLGVGLPNGRKLSLPGGEAEGVYDGMEFLKAFNEGKPLPLGRRVVVVGGGNVAYDVARSALRPFEALNQEDALQEMGHGEKVAYDVARSALRMSGDKEIHVVCLESLEEMPADKVEIHEGEEEGIRLHNRVGPKEIIVENGKCKGLRVVKCLSVFDEERRFNPKFDEADLSDIHADSVVFAIGQTSDLSFLKPEDGVETNRGLVKVDPATYQTTAPDIFACGDVAHGARLFIDAIASAHTAARSMHDFLRGTRTDVVVRKRWLPAAYTMAEGWHREERCNAPVLESEIRATSVEIVELSFPEEMARRQGSRCLRCNVNTVFETDHCIACNGCVDVCPEDLIKLVGISTLTDYDAHERLVAAGAEISLAEYQAMSPQDKDELGGVMLKDESTCIRCAMCASRCPTHAILMKRFDHSTECVSIPSPNPKILYNN from the coding sequence GTGGATAACGCCAGCTGGCAGTTCAGGGTTCCCGACGACTCGCAGTACTGGGTCGAGATGGTCAAGTGCCAGCACGCCTGTCCGGTGCACACGGACGCGTGCGGGTACGTGACGGCCATCGCCGAAGGGCGATACGAGCAGGCCTACGCGATCGCCCGCGCCACCAACCCCTTCGCGTCCATCTGCGGACGGGTCTGCGGCGCACCCTGTGAAGCCAACTGCCGCCGCGGCTCCCTGGACGAGCCCGTGGCGATCCGCGCCCTCAAGCGGTTCGTCACGGACAAGTTCGGGCCCGAGACCGGTGACTACACCGCCTACCGGGACGGTGCCAACCAGAAGATGCTGCCCCCCAACCGGGGCGACTACGAGAAGGTGGCCGTCATCGGCGGCGGCGTGGCTGGCATGACCGTGGCCCACGACCTGGTCCAGATCGGCTACAAGGTCACGGTCTTCGAGGCCAACGCCGAACCGGGCGGCATGCTCACCGCCGGCGTGCCGGTCTTCCGGCTCCCCCGCGAGCTGGTGCGCCACGAGATCAACGCCATCGTGTCCCTGGGCGTCGACCTGAAATGCAACATGAAGCTGGGCCGCGACTTCAGCATCGCGGACCTGCGGGCCCAGGGCTACAAGGCCATCTTCCTGGGCGTGGGCCTGCCCAACGGCCGCAAGCTCTCGCTACCTGGCGGCGAGGCCGAGGGCGTCTACGACGGCATGGAGTTCCTCAAGGCCTTCAACGAAGGCAAGCCGCTGCCCCTGGGCCGGCGCGTGGTGGTGGTGGGCGGCGGCAACGTGGCCTATGACGTGGCGCGCTCCGCCCTGCGCCCCTTCGAGGCGCTGAATCAGGAGGACGCCCTCCAGGAGATGGGCCACGGCGAGAAGGTGGCCTACGACGTGGCGCGGTCGGCGCTGCGCATGAGCGGCGACAAGGAGATCCACGTGGTCTGCCTCGAGTCCCTGGAGGAGATGCCCGCGGACAAGGTGGAGATCCACGAAGGCGAGGAGGAGGGCATCCGCCTCCACAACCGCGTGGGCCCCAAGGAGATCATCGTCGAGAACGGCAAGTGCAAGGGCCTCCGGGTGGTGAAGTGCCTCTCGGTGTTCGACGAAGAGCGCCGCTTCAACCCGAAGTTCGACGAGGCGGACCTCAGCGACATCCATGCGGATTCCGTGGTCTTCGCCATCGGCCAGACCTCCGACCTCAGCTTCCTCAAGCCCGAGGATGGTGTCGAGACCAACCGCGGCCTCGTGAAGGTGGATCCCGCCACCTACCAGACCACGGCCCCGGACATCTTCGCCTGCGGGGACGTGGCCCATGGCGCCCGGCTCTTCATCGACGCCATCGCCTCGGCCCACACCGCGGCCCGGTCCATGCACGACTTCCTGCGGGGCACCCGCACGGACGTGGTGGTGCGCAAGCGCTGGCTGCCCGCCGCCTACACCATGGCCGAGGGCTGGCACCGCGAGGAGCGCTGCAATGCGCCGGTCCTGGAGAGCGAGATCCGCGCCACCTCGGTGGAGATCGTCGAGCTGAGCTTCCCCGAGGAGATGGCCCGCCGCCAGGGCTCGCGCTGCCTGCGCTGCAACGTCAACACGGTCTTCGAGACGGACCACTGCATCGCCTGCAACGGCTGCGTGGACGTGTGCCCCGAGGACCTCATCAAGCTGGTGGGCATCAGCACCCTGACCGACTACGACGCCCACGAACGGCTGGTGGCGGCCGGCGCCGAGATCAGCCTGGCCGAGTACCAGGCCATGAGCCCCCAGGACAAGGATGAGCTGGGCGGGGTCATGCTGAAGGACGAGAGCACCTGCATCCGGTGCGCCATGTGCGCATCCCGCTGCCCCACCCACGCCATCCTGATGAAGCGCTTCGACCACAGCACGGAATGCGTGTCGATCCCGTCGCCCAATCCGAAGATCCTGTATAATAACTGA
- a CDS encoding cytochrome b N-terminal domain-containing protein: MSRPTPPKSSLLATLMDLPKNVWSSIFRNPLPSNDLERSATSFTNFFLHIHPVKVHKNSLRPAYTFGLGLISFFLFVILIVTGILLMFYYVPSTTQAYDRMLDLRGSVAFGTLLRNMHRWSAHGMVAIVFLHLCRVFLTGSYKKPREFNWVVGVILFLLTLFMSFTGYLLPWDQLAFWAITVGTAIAGYAPIIGKDIQFLLMGGTSVGQEALLRFYVLHVAVLPAILTLMIAIHFWRIRKDGGLSRPDDADPKVTLEPMEMASVSKASVPEPKKLYGFQGLVRGPLTKVGQIPDNTVFSWPNLFLAELFTFVVTLSAILILSLLFNAPLEEPVNALHPPNPAKAPWYFLGLQEMVSYSAFWGGIGVPGIFVLLLLGTPYLDRGPKGVGKWFSRDRLLANTIFITFVVANVIFVIIGTFFRGANWAFVTPW; encoded by the coding sequence ATGAGCCGCCCCACTCCGCCCAAATCCTCCCTCCTCGCCACGCTGATGGACCTCCCGAAGAACGTCTGGAGCTCCATCTTCCGCAACCCGCTCCCGTCCAACGACCTGGAGCGCTCGGCCACCAGCTTCACGAACTTCTTCCTGCACATCCATCCCGTGAAGGTGCACAAGAACTCGCTGCGGCCCGCCTACACCTTCGGCCTCGGCCTGATCTCATTCTTCCTGTTCGTGATCCTGATCGTGACGGGCATCCTGCTGATGTTCTACTACGTGCCCTCCACCACCCAGGCCTATGACCGCATGCTGGACCTGCGGGGCTCCGTGGCCTTCGGCACCCTGCTGCGCAACATGCACCGCTGGTCCGCCCACGGCATGGTCGCCATCGTCTTCCTGCACCTCTGCCGCGTCTTCCTCACGGGCTCGTACAAGAAGCCCCGCGAGTTCAACTGGGTGGTGGGCGTCATCCTCTTCCTGCTCACCCTCTTCATGAGCTTCACCGGCTACCTGCTGCCCTGGGACCAGCTGGCCTTCTGGGCCATCACCGTGGGCACGGCCATCGCCGGCTACGCCCCCATCATCGGCAAGGACATCCAGTTCCTGCTCATGGGCGGCACCAGCGTGGGTCAGGAGGCCCTGCTGCGTTTCTACGTGCTGCACGTGGCCGTGCTGCCGGCCATCCTCACCCTCATGATCGCCATCCACTTTTGGCGCATCCGCAAGGACGGCGGCCTCTCCCGTCCCGACGACGCGGACCCCAAGGTGACCCTCGAGCCCATGGAGATGGCCTCGGTGTCCAAGGCATCCGTGCCGGAGCCGAAGAAGCTCTACGGCTTCCAGGGCCTGGTGCGCGGACCGCTCACCAAGGTCGGCCAGATCCCCGACAACACCGTGTTCTCCTGGCCCAACCTCTTCCTGGCCGAGCTGTTCACCTTCGTGGTCACCCTGTCGGCGATCCTCATCCTCTCGCTGCTCTTCAACGCGCCGCTGGAGGAGCCCGTCAACGCCCTGCATCCCCCCAATCCCGCCAAGGCGCCCTGGTACTTCCTGGGCCTGCAGGAGATGGTCAGCTACTCGGCCTTCTGGGGCGGCATCGGCGTGCCCGGCATCTTCGTGCTGCTGCTGCTGGGAACCCCCTACCTCGACCGCGGTCCCAAGGGCGTGGGCAAGTGGTTCTCCCGGGACCGCCTGCTGGCGAACACGATCTTCATCACCTTCGTGGTGGCGAACGTCATCTTCGTGATCATCGGCACCTTCTTCCGCGGGGCCAACTGGGCCTTCGTGACCCCCTGGTGA
- a CDS encoding cbb3-type cytochrome c oxidase subunit II — MFKKADNNALWAIGISLVLFFIGGILTTVVPPLVDTTWAKPFENHDPAKGITGKVVPLTDLQKKGRAIYVREGCWYCHTQQIRTLLADTKRYGWRGVDAPISTPDEFVYDDPHMFGTKRTGPDLARIGGKYDEQWHRTHFRNPRDLVKGSIMPPYPWIVNNPEEFKALVAYLQNLGRGKDWRPANDYEK; from the coding sequence ATGTTCAAAAAAGCTGACAACAACGCCCTTTGGGCCATCGGAATTTCCCTCGTGCTGTTCTTCATCGGGGGCATCCTGACCACCGTGGTGCCGCCCCTGGTGGACACCACCTGGGCCAAGCCCTTCGAGAACCACGACCCCGCCAAGGGCATCACCGGCAAGGTGGTCCCCCTCACCGACCTGCAGAAGAAGGGCCGGGCCATCTACGTCCGCGAAGGCTGCTGGTACTGCCACACCCAGCAGATCCGCACCCTCCTGGCCGACACCAAGCGCTACGGCTGGCGCGGCGTCGACGCCCCCATCTCCACGCCGGACGAGTTCGTCTACGACGATCCCCACATGTTCGGCACCAAGCGCACGGGCCCCGATCTCGCCCGCATCGGCGGCAAGTACGACGAGCAGTGGCACCGCACCCACTTCCGCAATCCCCGCGACCTCGTGAAGGGCTCCATCATGCCGCCCTACCCCTGGATCGTGAACAACCCCGAGGAATTCAAGGCCCTGGTCGCCTACCTTCAGAACCTCGGCCGCGGCAAGGACTGGCGTCCGGCCAACGACTACGAGAAGTAG
- a CDS encoding cbb3-type cytochrome c oxidase subunit I, whose protein sequence is MQPQFSKAEVATTPEGALVHDDSTAKWFLVSSVAYFFIVGIIAVIIAAKFVWPDLMGTMSWLTYGRLRPLHVNGMLFGWLLAADMGLAYYVIPRLCGVKLWSEKLGLATAILWNVIILGAVVTLLAGQNQGWEYAELPWYLDILVVVAWIMFGLNVLMTVASRKHQAMYVTIWYTMGCILWTAFVYLTGNFATLFTTGTNQANLNWMYVHNAVGLIFTPIGLAIAYYFIPRASNTPLHSHKLSMVGFWSLAFVYVWTGAHHMIHGPISQWLQTIAIAFSVMLLIPVWAVVYNLFATMKGQWHQLRESVPLKFLMSGVVFYLLTCFQGPMHSLRTVNAIVSKTDWIPGHAHMAVLGCFSFFAIAGTYFTVPKLWGKPLHSQSLANWSYWMLMIGGLGFFTTLWLGGFWQGWQWNNWSIPFIDTVIALKPIWIVRFVSGILMFIGIVMFAYNILATALGDQQEAAV, encoded by the coding sequence ATGCAGCCGCAATTCAGTAAGGCCGAAGTGGCGACGACGCCCGAAGGGGCCCTCGTCCACGACGACTCCACCGCCAAGTGGTTCCTGGTGAGCTCGGTGGCCTACTTCTTCATCGTGGGCATCATCGCCGTCATCATCGCCGCCAAGTTCGTGTGGCCCGACCTCATGGGCACCATGTCCTGGCTGACCTACGGGCGGCTGCGACCCCTGCACGTGAATGGCATGCTCTTCGGCTGGCTGCTGGCCGCCGACATGGGCCTGGCCTACTACGTCATCCCCCGCCTCTGCGGCGTGAAGCTCTGGAGCGAGAAGCTGGGCCTGGCCACGGCCATCCTCTGGAACGTCATCATCCTGGGCGCCGTGGTCACGCTGCTCGCCGGCCAGAACCAGGGCTGGGAATATGCCGAGCTGCCCTGGTACCTCGACATCCTCGTGGTGGTGGCCTGGATCATGTTCGGCCTGAACGTGCTCATGACCGTGGCCTCCCGCAAGCACCAGGCCATGTACGTGACCATCTGGTACACCATGGGCTGCATCCTCTGGACCGCCTTCGTCTACCTGACGGGCAACTTCGCCACCCTGTTCACCACGGGCACCAACCAGGCGAACCTGAACTGGATGTACGTCCACAACGCCGTGGGCCTGATCTTCACGCCCATCGGCCTGGCCATCGCCTACTACTTCATCCCCCGCGCCTCGAACACGCCCCTGCACAGCCACAAGCTGTCCATGGTCGGCTTCTGGTCCCTGGCCTTCGTCTACGTCTGGACCGGCGCCCACCACATGATCCACGGGCCCATCTCCCAGTGGCTGCAGACCATCGCCATCGCCTTCTCGGTGATGCTGCTCATCCCCGTGTGGGCCGTGGTCTACAACCTCTTCGCCACCATGAAGGGCCAGTGGCACCAGCTCCGCGAGAGCGTGCCCCTCAAGTTCCTCATGTCGGGCGTGGTCTTCTATCTGCTGACCTGCTTCCAGGGCCCCATGCACAGCCTGCGCACCGTGAACGCCATCGTGTCCAAGACCGACTGGATTCCGGGCCACGCTCACATGGCGGTGCTGGGCTGCTTCAGCTTCTTCGCCATCGCCGGCACCTACTTCACGGTGCCCAAGCTCTGGGGCAAGCCCCTGCACTCGCAGTCCCTGGCCAACTGGAGCTACTGGATGCTGATGATCGGCGGCCTGGGCTTCTTCACCACCCTCTGGCTGGGCGGCTTCTGGCAGGGCTGGCAGTGGAACAACTGGAGCATCCCCTTCATCGACACCGTCATCGCCCTGAAGCCCATCTGGATCGTCCGGTTCGTGTCGGGAATCCTGATGTTCATCGGCATCGTGATGTTCGCCTACAACATCTTGGCCACCGCCCTGGGCGACCAGCAGGAGGCGGCCGTTTAG